A genomic region of uncultured Methanobrevibacter sp. contains the following coding sequences:
- a CDS encoding coenzyme F420-0:L-glutamate ligase: MSKNLKDIKHVINGEYIVIPIETGYIKPNENLNSIINPAKEIMENGDYLVIAETPISVSQGRLIDESKYKPSLKAKFLTTIWSKYLWGYIFGPILGIKKRTIKNLRRLPKETYAHKEVVLQLYGLKHALKPASEAGIDLSNAPGTCVSLLPENPKKVAENLKKEIGKNVCVMIIDTDATYKKNGKYFTGLPIAIEGIESNKGVFGYVKGQLGENMGSTPLGCSEDISVEEGLKIANIAEDYQKSLATEMSTIHSVKSVLGTDESNVTIEALDSITHTPAVIIRKR; this comes from the coding sequence ATGAGCAAAAATTTAAAAGACATAAAACACGTGATAAATGGAGAATATATTGTAATACCTATTGAAACAGGATACATTAAACCTAATGAAAATTTAAATTCAATAATTAATCCTGCAAAAGAAATTATGGAAAATGGAGACTATTTAGTAATAGCAGAAACACCAATTTCCGTTTCACAAGGAAGATTAATTGATGAATCAAAATATAAACCATCACTAAAAGCTAAATTTCTTACAACTATTTGGAGCAAATATCTATGGGGATATATTTTTGGACCAATTTTAGGAATTAAAAAAAGAACTATTAAAAACTTAAGAAGACTTCCCAAAGAAACTTATGCGCATAAAGAAGTAGTTTTACAATTATATGGTTTGAAACATGCACTAAAACCAGCTTCAGAAGCAGGTATTGATTTAAGTAATGCTCCCGGAACCTGTGTTTCTTTACTTCCGGAAAATCCCAAAAAAGTAGCTGAAAATTTGAAAAAAGAAATTGGAAAAAATGTTTGTGTAATGATTATTGATACTGATGCAACATACAAAAAAAATGGAAAATACTTTACTGGATTACCAATAGCTATTGAAGGCATTGAATCTAACAAAGGAGTTTTTGGTTATGTTAAAGGACAATTAGGAGAAAATATGGGTTCAACTCCTTTAGGATGCAGTGAAGATATTAGTGTTGAAGAAGGTTTAAAAATAGCTAATATTGCTGAAGATTATCAAAAATCATTAGCTACAGAAATGTCCACCATACATAGTGTTAAATCTGTTTTAGGAACTGACGAATCTAATGTAACAATAGAAGCTTTAGATTCTATAACCCACACTCCTGCAGTAATTATAAGAAAGAGATAA
- a CDS encoding pyruvate kinase alpha/beta domain-containing protein — MENSITYFEKEGEDYTDELISLVKQRLDKSDDIRYILIASASGESALKLAEAVDGDAEIINVSHHAGFSGPNEIDISDDMIDKLEEKGVDTFIGSHAFSGVGRGITNKLGGINPPDIIADTLRMFSHGVKVAAEISIMAADAGLIPVDEEIIAIGGRAHGVDTALVLTPANMTNVFDLNIHEIIAMPRQ, encoded by the coding sequence ATGGAAAATTCTATAACCTATTTTGAAAAAGAAGGAGAAGATTATACTGATGAATTAATTTCTCTTGTTAAACAAAGATTGGATAAATCTGATGATATTAGGTATATTCTTATTGCATCAGCTTCTGGTGAATCTGCTTTAAAATTAGCTGAGGCTGTTGATGGTGATGCAGAAATAATTAATGTAAGTCATCATGCAGGATTTAGTGGACCTAATGAAATAGATATATCTGATGATATGATTGATAAACTTGAAGAGAAAGGTGTTGATACTTTTATTGGTTCACATGCGTTTAGTGGTGTGGGTCGTGGAATAACTAATAAATTAGGTGGTATTAATCCTCCAGATATTATAGCTGATACTCTTCGTATGTTTTCACATGGAGTAAAAGTAGCTGCAGAAATTTCTATCATGGCTGCAGATGCTGGTTTAATTCCTGTAGATGAAGAAATTATTGCTATTGGTGGTCGTGCACATGGTGTAGATACTGCACTTGTTTTAACACCAGCTAATATGACTAATGTTTTTGATTTAAATATTCATGAAATTATAGCTATGCCACGTCAATAG
- the mtrH gene encoding tetrahydromethanopterin S-methyltransferase subunit H, giving the protein MFKFDKEQTVFDFAGVKMGGQPGEYPTVLCGTIFYGGHNIVNDELTGDFDKDRADKLLTDMIEMSDVTGNPCIAQVFGQTEEAIVKYLEFVGDNYDLPFLIDSTSGDARVAGARYANEVGLTERAIYNSINMSAEKSELEALKETDIDSSIILGFNPMNSTVQGKIAMWEDGDDGSYEKGLLEVAEDCGITKFMMDTAVTPLGQGAGIAGSATFAEKSKWGYPVGSGIHNIPSAWDWLRDYKNESGNKTAFTVCDIGANILQVMAGGDFVLFGPIDNATICFPAIAQTDMFIAEAAAELGTEAIESHPINNLL; this is encoded by the coding sequence ATGTTTAAATTTGATAAAGAACAAACCGTATTTGACTTTGCTGGGGTAAAAATGGGTGGTCAACCTGGAGAATACCCAACAGTATTATGTGGTACTATCTTTTACGGCGGACACAACATCGTTAATGATGAATTAACTGGTGACTTTGATAAAGACAGGGCTGACAAATTACTTACTGACATGATTGAAATGTCTGATGTAACTGGAAATCCTTGTATTGCTCAAGTTTTCGGACAAACTGAAGAAGCAATTGTAAAATACCTCGAATTTGTAGGAGATAACTACGATCTTCCATTCCTTATAGATTCTACTTCTGGTGATGCTAGAGTAGCTGGTGCAAGATATGCTAATGAAGTTGGTTTAACTGAAAGAGCTATTTACAATTCAATTAATATGTCTGCAGAAAAATCAGAATTAGAAGCACTTAAAGAAACTGATATTGACTCTTCCATTATCTTAGGATTCAACCCAATGAACAGTACTGTTCAAGGAAAAATCGCAATGTGGGAAGATGGAGACGATGGATCTTATGAAAAAGGTTTACTTGAAGTAGCAGAAGATTGTGGTATTACTAAATTTATGATGGATACTGCAGTAACTCCATTAGGACAAGGAGCAGGTATTGCAGGTAGTGCTACTTTTGCAGAAAAATCTAAATGGGGATACCCAGTAGGATCTGGTATTCACAACATCCCATCAGCATGGGACTGGTTAAGAGACTACAAAAACGAAAGTGGAAACAAAACTGCATTTACTGTTTGTGATATTGGAGCAAACATCCTCCAAGTAATGGCTGGTGGAGACTTCGTTTTATTTGGACCTATTGATAACGCAACCATCTGTTTCCCTGCTATTGCACAAACTGATATGTTTATTGCAGAAGCAGCTGCAGAACTTGGTACTGAAGCTATCGAATCACACCCAATTAACAATTTATTATAG
- a CDS encoding 50S ribosomal protein L11 has protein sequence MAKDTVEILIEGGSATPGPPLGPALGPFGINMMQVVEEINNKSADFAGMKVPVKVSIDRDTKEFEIEIGTPPTTSLIMEELGIEKASHEPGADIVADLPIDKALKIARMKFDSLLANDYKAGVKEVMGTCVSMGLSVDGKDPREAQKDVDAGKYDDVLVE, from the coding sequence ATGGCTAAAGATACAGTTGAAATTCTTATCGAAGGCGGAAGCGCAACTCCTGGACCTCCATTAGGCCCAGCATTAGGACCTTTCGGTATTAACATGATGCAAGTAGTTGAAGAGATTAATAATAAAAGTGCAGACTTTGCAGGAATGAAAGTACCTGTTAAAGTTAGTATTGATAGAGATACTAAAGAATTTGAAATCGAAATTGGTACTCCTCCAACTACTTCTCTCATTATGGAAGAACTCGGCATTGAAAAAGCTTCTCATGAGCCAGGTGCAGATATTGTAGCTGATTTACCTATTGACAAAGCTTTAAAAATAGCTAGAATGAAATTTGATTCATTATTAGCTAATGATTATAAAGCAGGTGTCAAAGAGGTAATGGGAACCTGTGTAAGTATGGGACTTTCTGTTGATGGTAAAGACCCAAGAGAAGCACAAAAAGATGTTGATGCAGGAAAATATGATGATGTTTTAGTTGAATAA
- the tfe gene encoding transcription factor E has product MIDDPLVKSLLTNVVEDESNLPIVQALIDGVETDEEIAEKTGIKLNIVRKILYKLYDIGLATYKRSKDPETQWFTYSWKFEEQEVINHIKNDSEQYLKMLNEELEKEEDTMYFVCPQGHIRLDFEKSTEYDFICPECGEELEFFDNTNLIKQLKDDIKTVESNYKSFTKKVDA; this is encoded by the coding sequence ATGATAGATGACCCCTTAGTAAAGTCCTTATTAACAAATGTTGTAGAAGATGAAAGCAATTTACCTATTGTTCAAGCATTGATTGATGGTGTTGAAACCGACGAAGAAATTGCTGAAAAAACTGGAATTAAACTAAATATAGTTAGAAAAATTCTTTATAAACTTTATGATATAGGATTAGCTACATATAAAAGAAGCAAAGATCCTGAAACACAATGGTTCACATATTCCTGGAAATTTGAAGAACAAGAAGTAATTAATCATATAAAAAATGATTCAGAACAATATCTAAAAATGCTTAATGAAGAATTAGAAAAAGAAGAAGATACCATGTACTTTGTATGTCCACAAGGACATATTAGACTTGACTTTGAAAAATCAACAGAATATGATTTTATCTGTCCAGAATGTGGTGAAGAATTAGAATTCTTTGACAATACCAATTTAATTAAACAGCTAAAAGATGATATTAAAACTGTTGAAAGCAATTATAAATCATTTACTAAAAAAGTTGATGCTTAA
- a CDS encoding protein translocase SEC61 complex subunit gamma, producing the protein MNVQERFNKTIKDCKRVLKVSRKPDKEEYFEFSKIVAIGIAIIGVVGFVIVLIGELIGL; encoded by the coding sequence ATGAATGTTCAAGAACGTTTTAATAAGACTATTAAAGATTGTAAAAGAGTATTGAAAGTATCAAGAAAACCAGATAAAGAAGAATATTTTGAATTTTCAAAAATTGTAGCAATTGGAATTGCTATTATTGGTGTTGTTGGTTTTGTAATAGTATTAATTGGTGAATTAATAGGATTATAA
- the ftsZ gene encoding cell division protein FtsZ yields MKFIDDAIKESEQRMEKKAPEKISSDIDNDLIELFKQNKTNIFVVGAGGAGNNTISRLNEIGVEGATTITVNTDAQDLFYSQSSKKILLGKQTCGGLGAGGDPSVGEECAEETEDEIRDELEGADMVFVTCGLGGGTGTGSAPIIAKLAKKAGALTVAVATMPFSAEGIRRRNNAEEGLEKLKAAADTVIIIPNDKLLEVAPNLPLNKAFMVSDEILGRAVKGITELITKSGLVSLDFADIRSIMGSSGMAMIGMGESDSGDRALESVHEALSSPLLDIDISNATGALINICGSSDMTLHESEKIVQVVADKLDPEANIIWGAQIDESLENTIRTTIVVSGISESDSDNDVDDDFEESQETTSNEDQLDDFIDGIF; encoded by the coding sequence GTGAAATTTATAGATGATGCAATCAAAGAATCCGAACAAAGAATGGAAAAGAAAGCACCTGAAAAAATTTCCTCAGATATTGACAATGATTTAATAGAATTATTTAAACAAAATAAAACTAATATTTTTGTTGTTGGTGCTGGAGGAGCAGGTAATAATACTATTTCTAGATTGAATGAAATAGGTGTCGAAGGAGCTACAACAATTACTGTAAACACTGATGCTCAAGATTTATTTTATAGTCAATCTAGTAAAAAAATCCTCTTAGGAAAACAAACATGTGGAGGATTAGGTGCTGGAGGAGATCCTTCTGTTGGTGAAGAATGTGCTGAAGAAACAGAAGATGAAATCAGGGATGAACTTGAAGGTGCAGATATGGTATTTGTTACCTGTGGACTTGGTGGAGGAACAGGTACTGGTTCAGCTCCAATTATTGCTAAATTAGCTAAAAAAGCAGGAGCATTAACTGTTGCTGTAGCTACTATGCCTTTCTCAGCAGAAGGTATTAGAAGAAGAAATAATGCAGAAGAAGGTTTGGAAAAACTTAAAGCTGCTGCAGACACTGTGATTATTATTCCAAATGATAAATTATTAGAAGTAGCACCAAATCTTCCTTTGAATAAAGCATTTATGGTTTCTGATGAAATTTTAGGTAGGGCAGTTAAAGGAATTACAGAATTAATTACTAAAAGTGGTCTTGTAAGTTTAGACTTTGCAGATATTAGAAGTATCATGGGTAGTTCTGGTATGGCTATGATTGGTATGGGTGAATCTGATTCTGGAGACAGAGCATTAGAATCAGTACATGAAGCATTAAGCAGTCCATTATTAGATATTGATATTTCAAATGCTACTGGTGCATTAATTAATATTTGTGGTAGTTCAGATATGACTTTACATGAGTCAGAAAAAATTGTTCAAGTTGTTGCTGATAAATTAGATCCTGAAGCTAATATTATTTGGGGAGCTCAAATTGATGAAAGCTTAGAAAATACTATTAGGACTACTATTGTTGTTTCTGGTATTTCTGAATCTGATTCTGATAATGATGTTGATGATGATTTTGAAGAATCACAAGAAACTACATCTAATGAAGATCAATTAGATGATTTTATTGATGGAATATTTTAA
- a CDS encoding transcription elongation factor Spt5, with product MGDANSSIYALKTSAGQERNVARLLAHKAISVEGIGISAILVPESLKGYILVESSTKIDLRNPDLKVPHLRGVVEGKHGITFEETKRFLKPEPIISSIQKGSVVELISGPFKGERAKVVRIDESREEVVLELIEAAVPIPVTVKADQIRIIQKEAD from the coding sequence ATGGGAGATGCTAATAGTTCCATATATGCTCTTAAAACTTCTGCAGGCCAAGAAAGAAATGTTGCTAGACTTTTAGCTCACAAAGCTATTAGTGTTGAAGGCATTGGTATTTCTGCAATTCTTGTCCCAGAATCTTTAAAAGGATACATATTAGTAGAATCTTCAACAAAAATAGATTTAAGGAATCCAGATCTTAAAGTACCTCATTTAAGAGGGGTTGTGGAAGGTAAACATGGAATTACCTTTGAAGAAACTAAAAGATTCTTGAAACCTGAACCTATCATTTCTTCTATTCAAAAAGGAAGTGTTGTTGAACTTATTTCTGGTCCATTTAAAGGAGAAAGAGCAAAAGTGGTTCGTATTGATGAATCACGTGAAGAAGTAGTTCTAGAGTTAATAGAAGCAGCAGTACCTATTCCGGTTACTGTAAAAGCTGATCAAATTAGAATTATTCAAAAGGAGGCTGACTGA